The Vicia villosa cultivar HV-30 ecotype Madison, WI unplaced genomic scaffold, Vvil1.0 ctg.000044F_1_1, whole genome shotgun sequence genome contains a region encoding:
- the LOC131622779 gene encoding uncharacterized protein LOC131622779 produces MPSQVDAHGHMTEPQLSMNPLSGGYPSSQISNVARSPYPFGLYSNHEASCYPRDNVGSNRTYGDIEAYRNPVLGSHYRPSTAGNSNMGFPGRSYVDYRESQPFNYSTYGRPYVEYRDFQPEFLSPAAGTPSLPPYGEPTIRPQHGGLPDNVQYSGRYACQYPKYNYP; encoded by the exons ATGCCTAGTCAA GTCGATGCACATGGTCATATGACTGAACCTCAGCTTAGCATGAATCCATTGTCAGGAGGATATCCAAGCAGTCAAATTTCAAATGTTGCAAGATCACCCTATCCTTTTGGACTTTATTCCAATCACGAAGCATCTTGTTATCCTAGAGATAATGTTGGTTCCAATAGAACTTACGGTGACATCGAAGCATACAGGAACCCTGTTTTGGGTAGCCATTATAGGCCAAGTACGGCAGGGAACAGCAACATGGGTTTTCCTGGAAGATCTTATGTTGACTACCGTGAGTCGCAACCTTTTAATTATAGTACATATGGAAGACCTTATGTTGAATACAGAGATTTCCAACCTGAGTTTCTTTCACCTGCTGCAGGCACAC CTTCGCTTCCCCCATATGGAGAACCAACAATAAGACCTCAACATGGTGGATTACCTGATAATGTGCAGTATTCAGGGAGATATGCTTGTCAGTATCCAAAATACAACTACCCTTGA